Below is a genomic region from Salinirussus salinus.
GCCGCGAACGGTGCGGTGACCAATCCCGGCGCCAAGGAGCAGTAGTCGCCCTCCCCCCTCCCGCGTCCTCACTCCGTTCTCAGACCGTCTCTTCGGCCCTCGCGTACTCGGCCAGCGGTTCCTCGACATCGAGCAGCCGCGCACTCTCGGCCCAGAGCCGGCGGGCGTTCTGTGGGTTCCGGGCCGCCCCGGAGGGTTGGGTCGGCTCCTGGCCGGCGAAGTATCGCCCGGTCACGTCGGCGGCCCGGTCCGAGACCGCGACGAAGAGCAGTTCGGCGGCGCCGTCCGCGACCGACGTCACTCCGGGCACGGCGTCGAGCAGCTGGACCAGCCGCGGGAGCGGCCCGGGGAGAAACCGGGTGAAGCCGCTGCCGGGGATCGCGCCAGGATGGACGCTGTTCGAGGTCACGGAGCGGCCGGCGGCCTCGAGCCGGCGGGCGAGTTCGGCCGCGAAGAGGACGTTCGCGAGTTTGGAGTGGCTGTAGGCCCAGCTCCCGGCATCCGGGTCGGGCTCGGTCGTCCGCTCGATGTCCAGCGAGGTGCCCGTATGGGCCGCGGAGGCAGTCGTGACGATGCGAGCTCCCTCGCGCAGGTGGTCGAGCAGCTCCGCCGTCAGCAGGTACGGCGAGAGGTGATTGACGTGGAAGGTGTACTCGACGCCGAGGCCGGTCCGGCGGCTCTCCCGGAAGAAGCCCCCGGCGTTGTTCAGGAGGAGGTCGAGCCCGCCGGTCTCCGCGCGGACCGTCGCCGCCAGCTCCCGGACGGCGTCGACGTCGGCGAAGTCCGCGCGGACGAACTCGGCGTCGGTACCTGTCCCGGCGAGGTCGTCGACCAGTTCCGCGCCCGCCTTGCCGTCCCGGCCGTGGACGACGACGGTGTCGGCGCCGAGCCGGCCGAGCGCGAGCGCTGCCTCGCGGCCGATCCCGCTCGTGGAGCCGGTGACGAGTGCCTCCATCCCCGAGAGGTCGGTGCCGTCGACACCCGCCAGTCGCTCCGGTTGCTTGGCCATACGCCCTTTCGGGGCTCGTCGGAGGAAAACCTGTGCTCGCGTGGGGGACAACGGGCTGTCGTGAGCGGGGCCAGCCACAAGAGTCTCCGGCGCGTGCCGGCGGTATGGACCAGCCCGAACCCGCGGAAGGGTGGCCGGAGGAGCCGCTGTCAGCCGAGGAGGCCGCCAGCCTGCTCGACGACCGCCCCGACGCCGTCGCCGTCTGGGTGATGCACCACGACGACGGCGTCCGGTCGAGCGTCGTCCCCGCTGACGCGCCCGAGGACGCGGTCGTCGACATCGTCCTCGAGACCGCCGAGGCCTTCGAGATGTACAGCTACAGCCGCGGCCGGTGGATGGACTACGGGGCACAGCGGAAAGACGACGAGGACGCCCCCTCGATGGCGGGCACGCTCGACAGCTACGAGGTGCTCGCGGGGGAGTCGGCGTCGTTCTGAGCAGCCGTTCCGGTCGGAGGAGTCGCCGTCAGCCGTCGACCGCCGGCTTGCAAGACGGTGCCGTCGCTAGCCGGTCGAATAAACGCAAAATGGAAGTCACCTTACAGCCGGGTCAGGTTCTGCGCCCGCGGCCCTTTCGGTGCGTCTTCGATTTCGAACTCAACCTCTTGACCTTCTTCGAGATCCGGGCCGCCGACGTCCTCCATGTGGAAAAAGACGTCCTCGTCCGCATCCTCAGTGTCGATAAAGCCGTAACCGCCGGTGTCGTTGAAGAAATCAACCTTACCTTTCGCCATTGCAACTGTATAGACGCGGACCCAACAGATAAGGCTTGTGTAAGTGATACGTCCGTGACTCCCGGTGACACGGCGCCGGCTCGGCGCTACCTCCCGCTTTCCCCACAGCCGTCATCGGCCGCGCCGTCCCCGCCGGCCTCCTCGCCAGCACTGTCGTCGGTATCGCCTCCGCTCCCATCCTCCTCGTCCCGGTCGGTCGGGACGCCACAGAGGTCTCCGTCCTCGAAGCGCTTGGCCCGGAGAAACCGGGCCCGGTAGCGGTTGGCGCCGTCGGCGAAGTCGGCCTCCCGCACCTCCCCGGCCCGGCCGTCGGCCACGGCGTCGACGATCTCCTCGACCTGGGCTTTCTCGCTCGGCGTCAGTTCGAACTCGTAGGTGCGTGACTCCTCTGCCTCCAGCCTGGTCCACCGGCGGGCGGCCGCGACGACCAGCGAGCAGGGCTCCCGGCAGGGGAAGACGCCGTCGCCGCTGTCGACCGAGAGCGGCGTGTCGGCGTCGTACTCCCACTCCCGGCGTTTCAGACACTGCGAGTCGTCACAGCAGGCCTCGGCCACCCAGTCGACATGCTCGTGACCCTCCCCGCGGTTCCAGGTCTGGACGACGCCGTAGATCCCCGTCTGCCGGGCGACGGTCTCCTCCCAGTGGGTCACGTCCAGCTCCCCCTCGCGCTCGCGGTGCCAGTTTGCCACCGTCGCCGGATAGAAGCCCTCGACCGCCCGGACGAGCTCCGCGGGTTCGAGGTCGACGAAGGCCCAGCCGCGCTGGAGCGTGGGGGCCGTCGAGAGCGGCCGGTAGCGGCCGCGGTCGTCCTCTTTCCTGAGTCTGCGGGCGTCGTGGGGGTCGGTGTACCCCTCCAGCTGCCCGGCCGGCGTGTCGGCGTCGTCGACGTGCCGGAGCGTGTAGCGGCGCCGGCGTCGGTCCCCGTCGGCACCCCGACTGCTTCCCCCAGCGTCCCGGCCGCGCTCCCGCCCGGGGTCGGCCAGCCGGACCTGCACCGAGAGCTGGCCCCACTCGCGAGCGACACCGCCTCCCCGCGTGAGCCTGCCGCGGCGGTCCGGAGGGTGGTACTCGTCGGCCCGTTCGACCCACCGCAGGAAGTCCCACTGTGCTGGCTCTTGTGGCATCTCCTGGTGCCAGACGTACCACTCCCGGACGTGAGCGGCGTGCTCGCGAGCGCGCGCGTCGAAGTCCGCGGCGTCGAGTCCGCGGTGCTCCGCTCCGGGAACGGCGAACCGGAGACCGTCGCTGCCCCGCCGGACCACCAGCCCGTCGAAGTCGACCCCGTCGTCTGCGACCGTCCGCAGCGCCGCGACCGCCTCCGACAGCCGGTCTCCACGCCCGCCGCTCGCGTCGCCGCCGTCGCCCTCGCCCGCTCCGGTCATCTCAGTCCCCACCCGCGCGGGCCGACCCCGCGGCGTCCGCGCCGGTCCGTGCCTCGACATCTGCCCCGGCGTCGGCCGCCCGTTCGAGGATGACGTCGGCCATCAGCGGCTCGGTCCCGACCGCACCGGCGTACCAGACGTCGTGGCCGTCGACCCGGGCCGGCACGTCGTACTCCCCGCGGCCGGACCCCTCCTCGCTCAGGCCCATGTCCGCGGGGATGTCCTCCTGGGTGTGGTAGCCGTCCGCGATGAAAAGCGGGACGACGACGACGTCTTCGCTCTGGAAGTGGTCGGTCACGTCGTCGACCTCGGGCTCCTCGTCCATGAACAGCGCGCGGACCTCGGCGAAGCGGTCCCGGTCGCGGATCCGGTCGGCGTGGTACTCGACCGCCTTCGCGGAGTTCTCGTTGCGCTTGGTGCCGTGGCCGACGACCGCCAGTCCCACGTCCGGTCCCACGCCGGGGTCGCCGGTGACGGTCTCGGCGCGGCGGATAATGACGTCGCTCATCGCGTCGTGGGTTCCGACCGGCCCACAGTAGTGGACGGTCTTGTCGACGTCGGCGGGTTCGAGGGTGACAGAGCCGGCGCCGGTCCCGTCGGAGTCCCAGTCTGCAGCCTCGAAGTCCAGGCGGAGTTCGCGGGGGATGACTTCCTCGGTGAAGTAGCCCTCGCTGACGAACAGGGGGACGACGTACACCTCCTCGGCGACGACGGTCCGGAGGCCGTTTCGCAGCGACGGCTCCTCCTTCCAGTAGGCTTCCCGGACCTCGCCGACGGCCCCGGCGGCGCGGATCCGGTCGGCGTGGTCCCGAGCAGGCGCACTCGAGGCGGGGTTCAGGTGCGAGCCGTGGGCGACGACCAGCAGTGCCTCGCTCATCGGCCTCCCTAGACCCGGCGCGCTCTTAGCCTCTGTCCCTCGCTGCCGGCGCCCGCGCTCGCTGTCGGGGTCCGGCCGCCATCGGGCTGTCGCGACCCGTCAGGGTTTTGTTCCCGACAGTTCGAGCACGCAACATATCGGTGACGCCATGGGAACCGGAACGCGCGGTCGGTCGGCGGGTGTCATCCTGGCCGGGGTGGGCGTCGTGGTGGCGCTCGCGCTCGGCGCGGGGCTGCTCCTGACCGGCGGCACCCCCCTGCCATCGGCCGACGAGGCCGCCCAGCAGTACTCGGGACTCGACGCGTACAACGCGACCTACACGGTCACGTTCGATGAGCCCGGGGAGACGCGTACCGTCAGAGTCCGGAACACGGTGAGTCCCGACTCGGGTGAACTCCGGTCGGAGGCGCTCGCGCCGCCCAGCCGGGCCGGCAACCTCCGCGTGTACAATGGCAGCGTCGCCTGGCTCTACAACGCGACGAGAGACACCGTGACCAGGGTCACGCAGGCGGAGCCCCAGGTCGTCCCCCGGCAGCGGGCGGTGGTCCGGAGCGTCGTCGCCGCCGCCAACGGCGAGGACCCCTCCTCGCGGGTCTCGCCGCTCCCGGTCGTGCCGGGGTCGGAGGGCGGGTCGGCCGTCGAGAACGCCACCGGTGAGCTGGAAGCGTCCTACGAGGGGACCGCGACGGTCGCCGGCCGGGAGACCCACGTCATCTCCCTGACGCCCGCGGCGAACGCCACCACGTCGATCACCGAGCAGACGCTCTGGCTCGACGCCGAGTACTTCGTCCCGCTCAGGGTCAACGCCACCCTCGTGTTCGAGGGGAACCGGACCGTCATCTCACAGGAGGCCACCGAGGTCTCCTTCGAGCCCGACCTCCCGCCGGGGGTGTGCGAGTTCGACCCGCCCGCGGGCGGAGACCCCGAGCGCACGACCGCGGCGGTCACCACCTACGAGTCGCGGGCCGACCTGGCAACGGCGACGGCGTTCCCGGTCCCCGACCCCGCCGTCCCCGGCCGGTTCGAACTCTCGCGGGCACAGCTGACCGTCCGCCCCGACCGGGCGGCGGCGGTCCTCCGGTACACCAGCGGCGTGAACGTCATCTCGGTCGTCGCGGGCAACGGCACGGAGTTCGACACCGCGACCGGGGAGCCGGTGAGGATTGGCAACCGGACCGGCCGCTTCGATGTCTCCGGGCAGGTCGGCCGGGTCGTCTGGACCTGCGGGAACTACGAGTACGCGGTCGCCGGAACGGTCCCGCGGGAGACGCTCACGGAAGTGGCCCGCTCGGTGGCCGACAGCGCCGACGCGTGTATCCCCGCCACTGCCTCCGACCCCGCCCCCATGCCCGCCATGGACACGGCCGCTACCGCTGGTACAGCGAGTACGTGATGAAGGCCAGGCCGGCGAACTGCAGTGTCTGAGCGAGCAGGAAGGCCGGCTGTCTGAACCCGACCAGCGAGGCGTCCAGCCGGATGAGAAGCGTCGTGAGGAACGTGAGGGTGAAGGGGACCGCGGTGAGGAGGATCAGCCCGGCAGACAGCAGGCGCATCGACCGGCTGTCGTTGCGCCGGAAGCCGCGGTAGGCCTGGTACCCGACGACCAGCCCGAGCACGACCGAGCCCAGCGAAACGCCGAGCACCGCCATCGAGAGCAGGTGCGAACTCATAGTTCCTCCCACATCTCGGTGAAGCGGTCGGCGGGGTCCTCGGCCTCGGCGCGCTCGACCGCGGTGTGCATCTCGCCGTCCTCGAACTCCACCGCGAAGGAGTCCAGGCGGGCGACGAAGACCTTGTAGTGGTTGCCGTCGGGCTGGGGCTGGAGCTGTTCCTCGACGAGGTCACACTCCTTGAGGCGGTCGATACGCCGGTAGACCGTGGTCAACGACGCGTCACATCGCTCGCTCAGTGTTTTGGCGGACATGGGTTCGGC
It encodes:
- a CDS encoding CbiX/SirB N-terminal domain-containing protein, which gives rise to MSEALLVVAHGSHLNPASSAPARDHADRIRAAGAVGEVREAYWKEEPSLRNGLRTVVAEEVYVVPLFVSEGYFTEEVIPRELRLDFEAADWDSDGTGAGSVTLEPADVDKTVHYCGPVGTHDAMSDVIIRRAETVTGDPGVGPDVGLAVVGHGTKRNENSAKAVEYHADRIRDRDRFAEVRALFMDEEPEVDDVTDHFQSEDVVVVPLFIADGYHTQEDIPADMGLSEEGSGRGEYDVPARVDGHDVWYAGAVGTEPLMADVILERAADAGADVEARTGADAAGSARAGGD
- a CDS encoding DR2241 family protein yields the protein MTGAGEGDGGDASGGRGDRLSEAVAALRTVADDGVDFDGLVVRRGSDGLRFAVPGAEHRGLDAADFDARAREHAAHVREWYVWHQEMPQEPAQWDFLRWVERADEYHPPDRRGRLTRGGGVAREWGQLSVQVRLADPGRERGRDAGGSSRGADGDRRRRRYTLRHVDDADTPAGQLEGYTDPHDARRLRKEDDRGRYRPLSTAPTLQRGWAFVDLEPAELVRAVEGFYPATVANWHREREGELDVTHWEETVARQTGIYGVVQTWNRGEGHEHVDWVAEACCDDSQCLKRREWEYDADTPLSVDSGDGVFPCREPCSLVVAAARRWTRLEAEESRTYEFELTPSEKAQVEEIVDAVADGRAGEVREADFADGANRYRARFLRAKRFEDGDLCGVPTDRDEEDGSGGDTDDSAGEEAGGDGAADDGCGESGR
- a CDS encoding cold-shock protein encodes the protein MAKGKVDFFNDTGGYGFIDTEDADEDVFFHMEDVGGPDLEEGQEVEFEIEDAPKGPRAQNLTRL
- a CDS encoding SDR family NAD(P)-dependent oxidoreductase — encoded protein: MAKQPERLAGVDGTDLSGMEALVTGSTSGIGREAALALGRLGADTVVVHGRDGKAGAELVDDLAGTGTDAEFVRADFADVDAVRELAATVRAETGGLDLLLNNAGGFFRESRRTGLGVEYTFHVNHLSPYLLTAELLDHLREGARIVTTASAAHTGTSLDIERTTEPDPDAGSWAYSHSKLANVLFAAELARRLEAAGRSVTSNSVHPGAIPGSGFTRFLPGPLPRLVQLLDAVPGVTSVADGAAELLFVAVSDRAADVTGRYFAGQEPTQPSGAARNPQNARRLWAESARLLDVEEPLAEYARAEETV
- a CDS encoding winged helix-turn-helix domain-containing protein is translated as MSEECDDREVLALLNDEYARAILTETSAEPMSAKTLSERCDASLTTVYRRIDRLKECDLVEEQLQPQPDGNHYKVFVARLDSFAVEFEDGEMHTAVERAEAEDPADRFTEMWEEL
- a CDS encoding DUF7521 family protein, whose amino-acid sequence is MSSHLLSMAVLGVSLGSVVLGLVVGYQAYRGFRRNDSRSMRLLSAGLILLTAVPFTLTFLTTLLIRLDASLVGFRQPAFLLAQTLQFAGLAFITYSLYQR